Within the Sporohalobacter salinus genome, the region AACTTTCAAAAGTTTGAACTTTCCTTTCCTTCATCTAGAGAGCAGGAGCTGGATAGATTATTAACTGGATTAGAAGATAGATTAACAAAAAATGAAGTTAAAGTTGATATTGAGACTAAGTCAACCAAGTCAGGATTGGTGAATGCGACTTTGACAGTTAAGTTGCAGCTTCCAAAATTAGAAGATAAAGAGCTGACTCTTTATCAATTAAAGTTGACTCAACCGGAAGTTAAGGCTAGGATGGCTTTTATTATTGATGATCTTGGTTTTAATCGGAGCGGTATGAAAGAATTGATGGATATAGAGCATCCATTGACAGTAGCCGTTTTACCGCTGCGTCCTCATTCTAAGCATGATGCTAAGAAGGCTTCTCAGGCAGGACACCAGATTTTGCTTCATTTACCTATGGAGCCTTTGTCATCAGTTAGTCCAGGTAAAGGGGCTATTACTACTGATATGACATCTGAAGAGATTGAAGCTACTATAGATAAGAATTTATCCAGTCTGGGAGTTAAGGTAGCAGGAGTCAATAATCACATGGGTTCTAAGGCTACTGCTAATAATAAAACTATGTCTGCAGTTTTAAGCTATCTTCATCAGCGAGATTTATTCTTTATTGATAGCAGTACAGCACCGAGGTCTGTAGTACCAGCTATAGCTAAGAAAAAGAAAGAATCTTATGCTATGAATTATCTCTTTATTGATAACATTGATGATAAAAAAAGAATTAAGAAGCAGATTAAGTATTTGGCTGGAGTAGCGTTAAAAAAGAAGAAGTTGATTACTATTGGTCATATTAGGCCTAATACTATTCTAGCTATTCAAGAGATGATTCCTAAGCTTGAAGAGATGGGGATTCAGTTAGTTTATGTTTCTGAGTTGGTGGATTAAGTAAGATAATGAAGGCAAAAATTAATATAGTTTTTAATAGGTAAAGTTCAATTATCATTATTTGGTAATTGAACTTTTTGTTTATTTTTTCGTTTACTTTAAATAGGATGTTGGTTATAGTATAATAGTAGTAACCATTATTGATTATAAAAGGTTAAAAGGAGTGAAAATAATGCCTCAATTTGAATTAGTTTCAGATTATACTCCCTGCGGTGATCAACCGAAAGCTATTGAAAATTTGAAAAGGGGAGTAGAGGCTGAAATGGAGCATCAGACATTATTAGGAGTTACTGGTTCAGGAAAGACCTTTACTATGGCAAATTTGATTGAGCAGGTTCAAAAACCAACCTTAGTAATTGCTCATAATAAGACTTTAGCTGCTCAACTTTGTAGTGAGTTTCGCGAGTTCTTTCCTGATAATGCAGTAGAATACTTTGTTAGTTATTATAATTACTACCAACCAGAGGCATATGTGCCCCAAACAGACACTTATATAGAAAAAGATGCTTCAATTAATGAAGAGATTGATAGATTACGGTTGGCAGCAACTAGTGATTTATTTGAAAGAGAAGATGTAATTATTGTAGCCAGCGTTTCCTGCATTTATGGTCTTGGTTCGCCGACAGACTATTTGGATTTAACCTGTTTTCTTAAACGGGGAGCAATTAAAGATCGTAAAGAGATTATTAGAGAATTAATTTATATTCAGTATGAACGTAAAGACTTCGATTTAGATCGCGGGAGTTTTCGAGTAAGAGGTGATGTGATTGAGATACATCCAGCTTATGAAGATAGAGTTTATCGAGTAGAGTTATTTGGTGATGAAATAGATAGAATTCGTGAAGTTAATTCAATAACGGGAGAGATTAAAGAAGAATTAGAGGAGTTAACAATCTATCCTGCTAGTCACTTTGTTACAAAAGAGGAAAAGTTAAAGCGGGCAATTAAGAGTATTAGAGAGGAATTAGAAGAACGGCTAGAAAAACTGCGAAATCAGGATAAATTATTAGAGGCTCAGCGTTTAGAACAGCGGACGCGGTATGATTTAGAGATGTTAGAAGAAGTAGGTTTCTGTCAAGGGATTGAGAATTATTCTCGTCATTTAGCTAATCGAGAACCAGGTTCTAGGCCTCAGACTTTGATTGACTATTTTCCTGATGACTTTTTATTATTAATTGATGAGTCTCATAAAACAATTCCTCAAATAGGCGGAATGTATGCTGGGGATAGATCACGAAAAGAGAAGTTAGTAGAACATGGTTTTAGATTACCATCAGCTTTAGATAATAGACCTTTAGAGTTTGAAGAATTTGAGAGTCTTATTAACCAGGCTGTCTATATTTCAGCAACACCAGGGCCTTATGAAAAAGAACATAGTCAGCAGATAGTAGAACAGATTATTCGCCCAACAGGACTTGTTGATCCTGAGATAGATGTTCGGCCTACAGGAGGTCAGATTGATAACTTATTATCAGAGATTCGTAAAGTAGTGGATTGTGATGAACGTGTTTTAATTACAACTTTAACTAAACAGATGGCCGAAGATTTGACAGAGTATTTGGGTAACGCCGGAGTACAAGTTAGATATCTTCATTCAGATATAGATACCATTGAGCGGTTAGAGATTATTCGCGATCTGCGGCAGGGAGAGTTTGATGTCTTAGTTGGAATTAACCTCCTGCGGGAAGGATTGGATATTCCTGAGGTTTCTTTGGTAGCCATTCTAGATGCTGATAAAGAAGGATTCTTGCGTTCTACTCGTTCTTTAATTCAGACAATTGGACGTGCAGCTCGCAATGTTAGTGGAAGAGTAATTATGTATGGTGATAAAGTAACAGATTCAATGAAAGAAGCTATCGAGGAAACTAACCGCCGAAGAGAGATTCAACAGGAATTTAATGAAAAGAATAATATTACTCCTCAAACTATAATTAAACCTGTACGGGAAGTACTTCGACCAGTAGATATGGTGGCTGAAGATAATAATGTTGAATATGATAGTGAAGAACCAGAAGATAGAGAGGTGAGTGAAATGACAGTTGAGGAGATCAAAGAATTAATAATTGAATTGGAAGCAGAGATGGAAGAGGCATCTGACAATTTAGAGTTTGAATTAGCAGCTCAGATTAGAGACGAGATAGAGGAATTAAATGAAGAATTAGAACTAAGGTCAGAATAAATATTAAGGATATGACTTTTTTATTAGACTTATCATTCTAGATTTTTTGACTTAGAATATATTATTTTGGTAAAGTTTACTATAGTTTAAAATTTGTAATTTCTCTGGTATAATAGAGCCGGAATCAAGAGAATAGACTTTGCAATTAATAATCATTACTGGTATAATATTATGTAATGTAAATTATCATGAGGTGATCAGAATGGTAAAAGATAGAATAGTTGTCAAGGGAGCTCAGGAACATAATTTAAAAGATTTAGATATCGAGATTCCTCGTAATGAATTAATAGTAATTACTGGTTTGAGTGGTTCTGGTAAGTCCTCATTAGCATTTGATACTATTTATGCAGAGGGACAGCGTAGATATGTAGAGTCACTTTCGTCTTATGCTCGTCAGTTTTTAGGTCAGATGGAGAAACCTAAAGTTGAGTATATTGAAGGGTTATCACCTTCGATTTCTATTGATCAAAAGAATAGTAGTCAGAATCCTCGATCTACAGTGGGAACTGTTACCGAAATTTATGATTATCTTCGGCTATTATATGCTAGAGTTGGCACGCCGCATTGTCCTGAATGTGGTGAGGAGATTACTTCCCAGACGATTGATGAGATTGTAGATCAAGTATTGGAGTTAGAAGAGCGGACAAAGCTTCAAATTTTGGCACCTATAGTTAAGGACCGTAAGGGTGAGCATAAAGAATTACTAAAAAATATGCAGCGAGAAGGATATGTTCGAGTTAAAGTTGATGGTGAAGTTAAGGATTTAGCTGAGGAGATTAATCTAGATCCTAATAAGCGTCATCGAATTGAAGTAGTAATTGATAGGTTGATTATTAAAGATGAAATTAAAGAACGCTTGACTGATTCATTAGAGACGGCTCTGGATTTAGGAGAAGGGCTAGTAATTGTTGATGTGATTGATGGTGAAGAACAGCTTTTTAGTGCAAATT harbors:
- the uvrB gene encoding excinuclease ABC subunit UvrB encodes the protein MPQFELVSDYTPCGDQPKAIENLKRGVEAEMEHQTLLGVTGSGKTFTMANLIEQVQKPTLVIAHNKTLAAQLCSEFREFFPDNAVEYFVSYYNYYQPEAYVPQTDTYIEKDASINEEIDRLRLAATSDLFEREDVIIVASVSCIYGLGSPTDYLDLTCFLKRGAIKDRKEIIRELIYIQYERKDFDLDRGSFRVRGDVIEIHPAYEDRVYRVELFGDEIDRIREVNSITGEIKEELEELTIYPASHFVTKEEKLKRAIKSIREELEERLEKLRNQDKLLEAQRLEQRTRYDLEMLEEVGFCQGIENYSRHLANREPGSRPQTLIDYFPDDFLLLIDESHKTIPQIGGMYAGDRSRKEKLVEHGFRLPSALDNRPLEFEEFESLINQAVYISATPGPYEKEHSQQIVEQIIRPTGLVDPEIDVRPTGGQIDNLLSEIRKVVDCDERVLITTLTKQMAEDLTEYLGNAGVQVRYLHSDIDTIERLEIIRDLRQGEFDVLVGINLLREGLDIPEVSLVAILDADKEGFLRSTRSLIQTIGRAARNVSGRVIMYGDKVTDSMKEAIEETNRRREIQQEFNEKNNITPQTIIKPVREVLRPVDMVAEDNNVEYDSEEPEDREVSEMTVEEIKELIIELEAEMEEASDNLEFELAAQIRDEIEELNEELELRSE
- a CDS encoding divergent polysaccharide deacetylase family protein, whose product is MTKNLRRILLIISGLLIISVLAACSNTTPVEKEVEKLNYIKLSQNIKDKVDSYWQEQDLDFQSEMEWGREKKESISGKEISWKKNFQKFELSFPSSREQELDRLLTGLEDRLTKNEVKVDIETKSTKSGLVNATLTVKLQLPKLEDKELTLYQLKLTQPEVKARMAFIIDDLGFNRSGMKELMDIEHPLTVAVLPLRPHSKHDAKKASQAGHQILLHLPMEPLSSVSPGKGAITTDMTSEEIEATIDKNLSSLGVKVAGVNNHMGSKATANNKTMSAVLSYLHQRDLFFIDSSTAPRSVVPAIAKKKKESYAMNYLFIDNIDDKKRIKKQIKYLAGVALKKKKLITIGHIRPNTILAIQEMIPKLEEMGIQLVYVSELVD